Sequence from the Marinihelvus fidelis genome:
ACCATGACCGCTTCGATGGTCATGCCGGTGATCTGCGGCGGGCGCATCGGTTTCCAGTCCATGGTGCCCAGCACGATCAGCGCCGCGGCCAGCGCGTGCACGACCACCGCCAGGCCCAGGGCCTTGGCGTTTTGCCAGGTCTCCGACAGGTAGGCGCGCAATGCTGCCATCAGGCCTCCGGCGTGCCCTCGAGCGGATCGCTCATCAGGCCCACCTTCTTCACGCCGGCTTTTTGCAACAGCACCATGGCGTCGTAGATGCGGCCGTATTCAACTGCCGTGTCACCGCCCACCAGCACCTGCAACTCCGGGTTACGGCGGACAATCGCGGACACGGTCTGCACCAGCGATTCCGGGTCAATCAGGCCTGAGGTGGCGTCGCCGTCACCGCCGGCATTCAGGTAAAGGTCGCCGTTTTTCAGCACGGTGACCACCATCGGCTCCTCGTTCTGCTCGGAATCCAGCGGCTCGGCGTCGGCCTCGGGCAGGTTCACTTCCACGCCCAGGTTCAGCATCGGCGCCGTGACCATGAAAATGATCAGCAGCACCAGCATCACGTCGATGTACGGGACCACGTTGATCTCCGACATCGCCTTCCTGCGGGTGCGTACACCGGCCATGGCCTCAGTCCTCCCCGATGGCCAGCGCCTGGCGGTTAAGGATGCTGGAGAACTCTTCCTTGAAGTTGTCCAGGCGCAGCTCGATGCGCTCCACCTGGTTGGAGAACCTGTTGTAGGCGATCACGGCCGGGATAGCGGCGAACAGGCCCATGGCCGTGGCGATCAGCGCCTCGGAGATGCCCGGCGCGACCATGGCGATGGTGGCCTGGTTGACGTTGGCCAGTGCCTGGAAGGACACCATGATGCCCCAGACCGTGCCGAACAGGCCGATGTAGGGGCTGGTGGAACCCACCGTGGCCAGGAACGACAGGTGCTGCTCAAGTCGGTCGGATTCGCGGGTCAGCGCGATGCGCATGGCGCGCTCGGCACCTTCGACCATGCGGTCGGCCGAGGCCCTGCCCTGCTCGCGCAGGCGGTTGAACTCGGCGTAACCGGCCTCGAACAGCTTGCCCATGCCCTGGGAGCCGCCCTTCTCATGCGTCACCTCGTCGTGCAGCGTGGTCAGCTTCAGGCCGGACCAGAAGCGCTCCTCGAAACGGTCGGCATTTTTCTCCGCCTGGTTGAGCATCGCGCGCTTGCGGAAGATGATCATCCACGACGCCACCGAGGCCGCCAGCAGGGTCAGCATGACGAATTTCACCACCCAACTGGCGTGAAGGATCAGCTGCCAAATATGTAAGTCACCACTCGTCATTTGTTGATCTCCGTCCTGATCCACTCAGGCATCTTTTTAGGTTTGAATCGTTTCGCGTCCAGGCTGACCGCGGTCACCTCGGCACGCGCCAGTTCCACGCCATCGGCGGCGCGATGCATCGCCTGGGTGAACGTCAGCCGGGCGGCGCTGGCGTTGACCGAGTGCACGCTGATATCCAGCAGGTCGTCCAACCGGGCGGGCGCGATCCAGTCGACGGCCATGTGGCGAATGGCGAACACCAGGTTTTCGGTCACTTCCAGCGCCGACTGGTGTACGCCACGGGCGCGCAGCCACTCGGTGCGGGCGCGCTCGAAAAACTTCAAGTAGTTGCTGTGGTAAACCACGCCACCACCATCGGTGTCTTCCCAGTAGACCCTCACTTGCCAGACAAACGGCACGGGTTTTGGTTCATTCATGTCCATCAGGACGCAGCCCCGCGACGAACGGGGTTAAACCTCGTCATCGAACAGGTCGGCGGCCGCGCCGTCCGGGCGGGTCAGGCCAAAATGCCGGTAGGCCTTGGCGGTGGCGATGCGGCCGCGCGAGGTGCGGGCGATGTAGCCCTGCTGGATCAGGTAGGGCTCCAGCACGTCTTCCACCGTGCCACGTTCCTCGCTGAGCGCGGCGGCAACGCTGTCCACGCCCACGGGGCCACCCTCAAACTGACCGATGATCAGCTTCAGCAGGCGGCGGTCCAGGGCGTCGAAACCCTTGGCGTCGACATCCAGCATGTCCATGGCGCTGTCGGCGGCGCCGGCGTCGATAAAGCCGTTGCCCTTGACCTCGGCGAAATCGCGTACGCGGCGCAGAAGGCGATTGGCGATACGCGGCGTGCCGCGCGAGCGCCGGGCGATGCCCAGCGCGCCGTCGTCGTCGATGCCGATATCAAGGATGCCGGCCGAACGGGTGACAATGCTGGCGAGATCATCGGGGCCATAGAACTCAAGACGCTCGACAATGCCGAAACGGTCGCGCAGCGGCGAGGTCAGCAGCCCCGCGCGGGTCGTGGCGCCCACCAGCGTGAAACGCGGCAGGTCCAGCTTGATCGAGCGCGCGGCCGGGCCCTCGCCGATCATGATGTCGATCTGGAAATCTTCCAGCGCCGGGTACAGCACCTCTTCCACGGCCGGTGACAGGCGGTGGATTTCGTCCACGAACAGGATGTCACCGGGTTTCAGGTTGGTGAGGATGGCGGCCAGGTCGCCGGCGCGCTCCAGCACCGGGCCGGAGGTCTGTCGCAGGCTGACGCCCATCTCGTGGGCGATGACATGCGCCAGCGTGGTCTTGCCCAGCCCGGGCGGACCAAAGATCAGCACGTGATCCAGGGCCTCTTCACGGCGGCGCGCGGCCTCCAGGTAGACCTGCAGCTTCTGCCGCATGACCGGCTGGCCGATGTACTCGTCCAGGGTTTTGGGGCGCAGGCTGGCGTCGATGGCGCGCTCATCGCCGGTCTCGGCCGGCGTGACCACGCGGTCGGTCACATGATGAATATCACTCACGCGGCCACCTTCTGCAGTGCCTTGCGGATGATTTCCTCGGCATTCATGCCGGACTCGGCCACGTCACGCACCATGCGGCTGACCTCGGCCGGCTTGTAGCCCAGCGAGCGCAGCGCGTCGCTGGCCTCGCGCACGGCATCGGGTGCGGCGGCCGTACCGCCCTCCCCGCCGGCGGCACTGGGCATGGCGTCCAGCTTGTCGCGCAGTTCGATGATGATGCGCTCGGCCGTCTTCTTGCCAATGCCCGGCAGCTTGGTCAGCGCCGCGGTATCGCGGTCGGACACGTAACGCGCCAGCTGGTCACCGGGTGCGCCGGACAGGATGGTCAGCGCCAGCTTGGCGCCGATGCCGCTGATCTTCAGCAGCTGGCGAAACAGGGTGCGCTCGGCCGCGGTGGCGAAGCCGAACAGGGTGTGGTGGTCCTGGGTGATCTGCAGGTGAGTGAGCAGCACCAGCGGCTGGCCGGTGCCCGGCAGGCGGTCGAAAACGGTGTTCGGCACCTCGACCTCGTAGCCGACGCCAGCGACATCGATCACCAGTGACGGCGGGTGCACTTCCAGCAGGGTGCCCGAAAGCCTGGAAATCATTCCTTAGTCTTTCTCACGTGTTGTTATCACGGGTCGCCCCGCGCCTCTCCGTACTCAACGACGCGCGGTCGCGATCTGCGCCAGCGTACCCCGCGTATGGTGGTGACATAATGCCACAGCCAAGGCATCCGCGGCGTCCTCCACCGGGTTTTCCTTCAGCTCCAGCAGCACCCGCACCATGTGCTGCACCTGCGCCTTGTCGGCGGCGCCGCGCCCCACAACGGCCTGCTTGACGGCGCGCGGTGCGTATTCGGCCACGGGCAGGCTTCGCTCGATGGCGGCACAGATGGCCGCGCCACGGGCCTGGCCCAGCTTGATGGCACTGGCGGCGTTGTGGGCGACGAACACGGACTCCACCGCGACCTCGTCCGGGCGGTTTTCGCGCACCAGGTCGCGGACCCCCTCGAAGATGGTCCGCAGCCGTTCGGGAAAATCGCCGTCGCCGGCACGGATGACGCCGTAACACACCGGTACCACCTCGCGCCCGCTCACCTCGATGATGCCGACGCCGGTGCGGCGCGACCCGGGATCAATGCCCAGGATGCGCATGTGCAGGCCGCGCCGGCGCCAGGGTCACTGGTCGTAGACCTCTTCGGGGATGTTGGCGTTGGAGAACACGTCCTGCGTGTCGTCCAGGTCTTCCAGGATATCCAGGAACTTCAGCACCTTGGCACCGGTTTCCACGTCCAGGTCGACCTCGGTGGACGCACGCATGGTGACCTCGGCGTTTTCCGGCTCCAGGCCGGCGTCCTTCATCGCCTTCAGCACGTCGGAGAACACCTCCGGGCTGGTGATCACCTCGATGGAGCCGTCGTCTTCGATGACGACGTCGTCGGCGCCACCTTCCAGCGCCACTTCCATCACCTGGTCCTCGTCGGTGCCCGGGGCGAAGTTCAGCGTGCCGATCTTGCTGAACAGGTACGACACGGAGCCGTCGGTGCCCAGGTTGCCGCCGTGCTTGCTGAACGCGTGCCGGACTTCCGCCACCGTGCGGTTGCGGTTGTCGGTCACGCAGTCGACCATCACCGCCACGCCCGCGGCCGCGTAGCCTTCGTAGCGGGCTTCCTCGTAGGTGACGCCCTCGAGTTCACCGGTGGCCTTCTTGATCGAGCGCTCGATGTTGTCCTTCGGCATGTTGGCCGCGTTGGCCTTGTCGATGGCCAGGCGCAGGCGTGGATTGCTGTCCGGATCGCCGCCGCCCTCGCGGGCCGCCACGGTGATTTCGCGGTTAAGCCGCGTGAAGATCTTGCCGCGCTTGGCGTCGACCGCTTTCTTCTTGTGTTGG
This genomic interval carries:
- the tolR gene encoding protein TolR codes for the protein MAGVRTRRKAMSEINVVPYIDVMLVLLIIFMVTAPMLNLGVEVNLPEADAEPLDSEQNEEPMVVTVLKNGDLYLNAGGDGDATSGLIDPESLVQTVSAIVRRNPELQVLVGGDTAVEYGRIYDAMVLLQKAGVKKVGLMSDPLEGTPEA
- the tolQ gene encoding protein TolQ, producing the protein MTSGDLHIWQLILHASWVVKFVMLTLLAASVASWMIIFRKRAMLNQAEKNADRFEERFWSGLKLTTLHDEVTHEKGGSQGMGKLFEAGYAEFNRLREQGRASADRMVEGAERAMRIALTRESDRLEQHLSFLATVGSTSPYIGLFGTVWGIMVSFQALANVNQATIAMVAPGISEALIATAMGLFAAIPAVIAYNRFSNQVERIELRLDNFKEEFSSILNRQALAIGED
- the ybgC gene encoding tol-pal system-associated acyl-CoA thioesterase, which produces MNEPKPVPFVWQVRVYWEDTDGGGVVYHSNYLKFFERARTEWLRARGVHQSALEVTENLVFAIRHMAVDWIAPARLDDLLDISVHSVNASAARLTFTQAMHRAADGVELARAEVTAVSLDAKRFKPKKMPEWIRTEINK
- the ruvB gene encoding Holliday junction branch migration DNA helicase RuvB, translated to MTDRVVTPAETGDERAIDASLRPKTLDEYIGQPVMRQKLQVYLEAARRREEALDHVLIFGPPGLGKTTLAHVIAHEMGVSLRQTSGPVLERAGDLAAILTNLKPGDILFVDEIHRLSPAVEEVLYPALEDFQIDIMIGEGPAARSIKLDLPRFTLVGATTRAGLLTSPLRDRFGIVERLEFYGPDDLASIVTRSAGILDIGIDDDGALGIARRSRGTPRIANRLLRRVRDFAEVKGNGFIDAGAADSAMDMLDVDAKGFDALDRRLLKLIIGQFEGGPVGVDSVAAALSEERGTVEDVLEPYLIQQGYIARTSRGRIATAKAYRHFGLTRPDGAAADLFDDEV
- the ruvA gene encoding Holliday junction branch migration protein RuvA; this encodes MISRLSGTLLEVHPPSLVIDVAGVGYEVEVPNTVFDRLPGTGQPLVLLTHLQITQDHHTLFGFATAAERTLFRQLLKISGIGAKLALTILSGAPGDQLARYVSDRDTAALTKLPGIGKKTAERIIIELRDKLDAMPSAAGGEGGTAAAPDAVREASDALRSLGYKPAEVSRMVRDVAESGMNAEEIIRKALQKVAA
- the ruvC gene encoding crossover junction endodeoxyribonuclease RuvC; translation: MRILGIDPGSRRTGVGIIEVSGREVVPVCYGVIRAGDGDFPERLRTIFEGVRDLVRENRPDEVAVESVFVAHNAASAIKLGQARGAAICAAIERSLPVAEYAPRAVKQAVVGRGAADKAQVQHMVRVLLELKENPVEDAADALAVALCHHHTRGTLAQIATARR
- a CDS encoding YebC/PmpR family DNA-binding transcriptional regulator, which codes for MAGHSKWANIQHKKKAVDAKRGKIFTRLNREITVAAREGGGDPDSNPRLRLAIDKANAANMPKDNIERSIKKATGELEGVTYEEARYEGYAAAGVAVMVDCVTDNRNRTVAEVRHAFSKHGGNLGTDGSVSYLFSKIGTLNFAPGTDEDQVMEVALEGGADDVVIEDDGSIEVITSPEVFSDVLKAMKDAGLEPENAEVTMRASTEVDLDVETGAKVLKFLDILEDLDDTQDVFSNANIPEEVYDQ